ATTGATAATTACAAACAGGTACATATCTTTCCACGGGATACTACACTAGGATTTATGTTAACCCAGTTAATGAAAAAAAAACATCCTTATCTACATGGTATGCACAATTTCGCATAACCTTAATATTGTTTTAATATTAATGTACAACATAACCTTAAGTATTATGCTCACAAGTTTTTTTCACGTACAGGTATACATCGGAAAAACTGGCAAGGATAAGGAGAGATTGGTTTCGTTCATCGACTTTTTCGCTAAAGTCATCGATTGATATTTCTAATACTCCCCGTATCCGATTATCTCAATTTCCAACTGTGAGAAATGTATTGTTTCTAACCTTGAAGTTTGAGTGTTGTCAATATATTAAATACGATATTATGTACTTAATTGTCtaactttgtttttttttttgtaggtaCAATACTGTCGAGTTGCCGCATATGCATGTCGTGTTGATGATGTTAATAACGTCATTTATGAAGCATGCAATCGTTGCCTAAAAAAGGTTGCCATTTTTCAAGGACTATTAAAATGTCAATCTTGCAATATCAACAACACTGTAACTATCCCAAGGTAACTATCTAAATCTCTATTATACTTAAACACACATTATATATTGGTAAATATCTAtaatagtattttttttttaatttcttcttATAGGTTGCTGCTTCGACTTACCATATTTGATAAAAGTGGTAATTTGAAAGTCACGATATTACACGATCTTGCACAATACCTTTTAGGTTGTTTAGCTACTGAAGTAAAATCAGTACTTCAACAGGTTTCAATCTAATACTCTAACAACAtgattttttaatataattaactCATGTTGTTTTTACATCTCAATATATTTTTTAACGTTCATGCAGCCTAACGGACGTAATCGAGTGATGGAAAAAGTATTTGCATGTTTCGGAAACAGAGCTTTTTCATGGGTGCTACATCCACCAACTGGAGCTTTTAATCCTGAACATTCGTATACGGTTGGTTATGTGTTACATATCGATTGGGCGGAGGAGTGCATGTGGTTAAACAAATATATTGCGAGCAAAAGAAGAAAGTGATACTCGCTATTTTGTATGTTTAATAACTATAAGTTTAGTACTTCAAATTTGGTTTTTCGATGGGATGTGTTAGTTGTATCAAAATAATGTTAAGTTTTTTAAATAGCTTTAATTGGTCATAAGATTCGATCATTCGTCATGTAAAGCTACGAGTATTATATGACCTCAATATCACAAAATATGGACTTTGCGAATGATTTTTAGtgccaattttttttaaaattccgCACGCAAGAAATATTAGGCACAATAAAATTTCTAAAATGCACGCACGCATCGCTTGCATAAAATACTAGttatttaataatccaacctttgtacCCCAATAACTTTTATCGAACCCAAATGACCAGAAACCGGTCAAGAAGGTCAACGTTTTTttatataactttttttttgtcctGCCTTCTTCCTCCTCCTTTCTATTGAGATTTCCTCTTTCTTTGTTCTTCTACACTTCGGTCACGGAAGACCACCATCATTGCCGACCCTTTAGGCCCTAATCACAGATAGAAAACACCCACAACATAtcaaaattaataccataaGTCCATAACCACGACAACGAGTGCTCATATCGCAACTGACAACCCATTTACCGCAACGAGTCAGACCACCAATTTTCTGCCTCCCCCTTCTATAGTTTATAAAATTTCCATCAACCTCAATAAACCCAGATCAAAAGATAAACAAACATGCATGTCAATACAACATCCAAAccaatttatttataaaaaaccCCCACGGTAATACACTAATACCATTCAAATTAGCTGGATAGAGAAAAAGGTGAGGAGGGTGAAAGAGAGTTACTAAGAAAACAAAAATGGCGAGGTACATATATGAGTGTTCTCGAGTCGACTCGGCTATGACTCGTACCTTTAGAAAGCGATTTAAGGGGCTTTAATTACTGACTTTGGTCATGTTAAGTGGGATGATTCAAGCTAATGGTTGCGTGACTTTGATGAATCTCTTCACTCTGATCCATTGATGAATTTAAGATTTTGAGACTCAATTGATGAAGATTAAGATAATAGTGGTGGGATTTTAGTAAGggtggaggaggaggatggcGGAGAAATAAAGAGGATGTGAATATGTGATCATGTGCGGCGGGAGGAAAAAGAGAAGGGGGGTCTGAGAAATTGGAGAGAGGAAGAAATAACAAAACCAAAAGGAatatgaaagaaaagaaaataagttaaaataaataaataaaccatAAACCAATGGTTGCATGACACGTGTATAGGTTACCGGTTATATCGGGTTGGTGACCTGttgggtgcaataaaagttaacggggtataaaggttggattattagataataatccaaaggttggagtattaacggaaaatcgttgaaaggttggattatttaaagtaatttttcctaatAACAAATAGAAATACATCATTTAGTTTAGAAAACTCacgtaataaataattataaccTTATTCTAGCTATAaacatattttataaaatcataaaatataagggtattacaatctaccctctttaaaagaagtttcgtcccgaaacttaaagttataaaaatattataccAAACTTTACTACATAATCGGGATATTACAAAATATGATCTAATCAAAGAAAttttcgagctcgagccgatTAAGTTAATTAATAATCAAGGTATTAAGGCTAATCAACCTATTCAACCATCCATTGGAATACTTAACGACGGCGACTCAAAAAGTATTTGTATTAGTAAGATTTACTATCGGTATAATTGGGTGATGGACGTGTGGAAGTTAGAGGAATATAACAAGTCGGATTCTTGGAATAAATTGTTCAGCCTCGATTTGGAGTCACCGCCTCGAAGTACGAGACGCCGTGTTTTTCTTCTGGGATTCACATCTAATAATAATGGGGGATTTTTAGTAAGATCGTCGTCTGCTTGTAATGATGTTGTAAAAACTCATGAGCTCCTGCTTGTTGACCCGAATCAAAATCCGCCTATTCGAATGAAACTAGGAAAGATAAATGAGTGGGTATAtgatctatactatatattaaaaggcgtttctaATCAAATTTATGTGCCACGTGGCGCTCTATTTATGAGTATTTCACTTTATGTAAATTTCATATATTTAAAAATTAGAAATGGAGCATGTACAAGACTTGAACCCGCGAACTCATGTATAAACAATAAAGTGTTTACCATTGAGCTACAACACGTTACATGCTATCattgtaaaaaaatatattaataaatataataaaaatggaaTTTATTAATAACATTGtcaaataacaataatataaatGTTACTAATGTAGTGACCcagggcatcgcccgggcctaaAAACTAGTTTGTTGGATTATAAGAAGAGTCTTGTTTCTCCGTTTACAATTGCCTTGAACAAGTCTTTGAATTGCAAGTGCAAACGGAGTACCAAACCCAACTCAAGAAAGCTAGCCGAATTCTTGTCTAAAGTTAAAACTGCAATATGAATTACGAAGTATGTTATATGtttatgttttttctttttattatatcATCAATTGTACTCCTTACTAGGtgaatttgattatatgtttcaTACTTTCATATTTTATGTTTTCTAAGATACT
This genomic stretch from Spinacia oleracea cultivar Varoflay chromosome 3, BTI_SOV_V1, whole genome shotgun sequence harbors:
- the LOC130468942 gene encoding replication protein A 70 kDa DNA-binding subunit B-like, with protein sequence MGLVLYVSPIENIGVDSFKRDVAIMDTTWTVIKLTLWNAFAHVLDENLNHVEICPIIVACGLHVKSFYGTYLSTGYYTRIYVNPVNEKKTSLSTWYTSEKLARIRRDWFRSSTFSLKSSIDISNTPRIRLSQFPTVRNVQYCRVAAYACRVDDVNNVIYEACNRCLKKVAIFQGLLKCQSCNINNTVTIPRLLLRLTIFDKSGNLKVTILHDLAQYLLGCLATEVKSVLQQPNGRNRVMEKVFACFGNRAFSWVLHPPTGAFNPEHSYTVGYVLHIDWAEECMWLNKYIASKRRK